Proteins from a single region of Dyadobacter fanqingshengii:
- a CDS encoding GyrI-like domain-containing protein: protein MLSEPKTEQRKELHYLAIRKTVHMHDIPDTLPPLIPEVKEWMQKRNIEAAGPDFFLYKSMNDKGELDCEAGFSVSNAYEGDERVMAGSFPAGHYASIIYTGHFKDMMQGHVALENWIKEKGFTEKAHRENGRTQWGGRTEFYLVDPDFEPNPDKWQTEIVFLLED from the coding sequence ATGCTTTCAGAACCAAAAACCGAGCAGCGAAAAGAACTGCACTATCTGGCTATTCGAAAAACCGTCCACATGCACGATATCCCGGACACCCTGCCCCCGCTGATCCCGGAAGTGAAGGAATGGATGCAAAAACGGAACATTGAAGCGGCGGGACCGGATTTCTTTCTGTATAAATCAATGAATGACAAAGGCGAGCTGGATTGTGAGGCCGGTTTTTCTGTCAGCAATGCTTATGAGGGGGACGAGCGGGTAATGGCGGGAAGTTTTCCTGCAGGACATTACGCCAGCATTATTTACACAGGCCATTTCAAAGACATGATGCAGGGGCACGTTGCATTGGAAAACTGGATCAAGGAAAAAGGGTTCACAGAAAAGGCACATCGTGAAAACGGCCGCACACAATGGGGTGGGCGCACGGAATTTTATCTGGTAGACCCTGATTTCGAGCCCAATCCGGACAAATGGCAGACTGAAATCGTCTTTTTGCTTGAAGATTAA